Genomic segment of Osmia bicornis bicornis chromosome 2, iOsmBic2.1, whole genome shotgun sequence:
ATGACTGAACTTTCAACACACATGTATCAATTATACAGCGCcggtaattaaatttatgaaggaaaaagaatttccttcttttccttcttttagaaaaagttcctaaatttaattgttaatgCAGATAATGAGagttaatttctttttttcaatttagcAACTCTAAATTTCCCAAAATAGATTTACCTAATTAATTACTTCGAAAGGTtacaaatttgaatttttatctcCTTATTGAATTTATTGCGATATATTAAGTGAAAAATTAACATGCGCTTGTTTTGCACATCTTAATTCGTATAATCAGAAGAATAAGATGCATCCTTTTTTActgataaatttattaaacaaacaaaaattatatcaCGAGTTCCAATTCCACTTGATATTCCTATCAGAAAAAAAACAAAGCTCCCAGAATGTAAACCCTTTGCAGTTCAATgtctacttttttttatttggaaGAGTACGTTCCTTGTTAGTcagaaatcatttttttcttttctgacGAGTTTGCAACGAGAATCGTTGTAATCTGGTAAGTTTACAAATTGCGTTTGAGAATCTGTGTGGGCAAAGTAACATTTTTATCgtctttatataatttatgcaattGTTGTATCTTAAATTTATAACGCAGAGAGTCTTGTAATATCAACGAAACTTACTAAATCGACAGTAACTTGGAAGACTTAAGAACTTCAGATCATTGGGAAgcgagaaaataaatttacatcGCGAAAGGTCATCGTACACTCGCTTAGATGCAAAAATAGAGTATCATAACGGTTCAAAGTAAATTCTCCAGGCCTCTCTTCAATGTCACGACCGTTTTCTCAGGAAATTTACATTGCTGAACGATACCGAGGATGAAGGGGCCTCGACAGGCCGacgaatttgaaatttaatcgaGTTCCAAACGCGTGCGTTCACTTTGTCcgattttcatgaatttttcatcgGGCAAAAGGCAAGACAGAAAGTTTCCCgccgaaaaaaaagaagaggaaattGCATTGTGCTGAGAGCGGTATTCGCGTTTTTCGCGTTGCTTTGCTGCCCTCGAAGGAAACCCAACGAGTTCACGTTAAATCTATTTATCGTCTCAAAGTAACCCCATGGAACGACGTCGCTAAGATCCTTGTTAAGAAAGTAAGGAACGTTGTAAAAGGTAATGGAAGATTACGGCGTTCTATTCGACCGATAGTCGTGGTTCTCTCAAAGACTTCCGGTTCAATTACGGAACGGAACTTTTAATTGAACATTCCTGTTAAACCGATGAATTACGTATTAGGTTGTTGCATATTAAACGGTCGATTAAGAAACATACAGATTCTGTcatgatttcatgacataaaagtgtaAAGAAAACATTTACgcaaagaaatatattttaaatattgtacaGTAGTGAGCATAATAAGTTTCCCAGAAAAAATGGCGATAACCTCCCTCCCCTAAGTTCTCTCGGGGACGGTCCCGAGGAAACTGACGATTGGTGGGAGAAGGCCCTAATGGCGGCCTACCAATTGCGTATAAACATtgacgcgggaaaatttgaattgatatttaatttgttattcgTACTTTTCAGTTATATACTAATCTTTATAACATTGTGAATTAATTAgcaattcaaaattataatagaatgAATACTTAcgtgtaataaaattttaattacaactCAAAATAATTCTACATCCGTTTATAGCGTCAAGTTAGATTAAGCTATTCGAATAAAATCCATAATCCGAATGTTATGCGTTACCATACCTTATATCGTAATCCGcttgcaattattttatactcgTGAGCTATCCTATACCGGTGACTTTATGTATAGCTGGCCAGATTATTAATGATGCGTCGCATACTTTGAATATCAGAACGTTCGCGCAATCTTTTCATTCGAAGGTTATTCGCCTCTATTATATGCGACATTTTCTATAAGAATCAATATGCTAACAGAACGTTGACATTCTGATGACATACgtaatatttataacattattgTGAACAGTGACCTAACCACAAAGTGATCGTTGCTGACATTTGCACTCTTACATAACATTCGAAATTATCGTCTATCGGGACGCGATTAAAAAGGTTAATACGATATGTATTTAAGTACAGCATATCCGGTTTAAAGTGTGAATGCGTTACtacttttgtaattattaaaaatatgaaaaatctTTCATATTGAAAGTTGCTTGATTCGATGGAAGAaactatataaaaaaattaagtaatttttaaacagTTCGACTGTTCCGTTATACTCTACATACCAACTCACTGAATCGGAGCGTAACAAATTTCACGCTCTTCGATTCCCTCTTTAATACGAACTTTCGAAGATTCAAGTGCCGCAAAACATCGATCGTTAAAATAAAGGGTAGACATACCAAATGCATTAAAAAATCGTTCATCAGTAGATCAAAAATGTGTCGTAATTATACTGCTCATTAATACTTTGCCGGTGTCACGTTCGTAATTTCAATACATGCTTCTTTGCATTAATAATCTTCAACTTACATGCATCATATACGAATTACAGTTTGATCTACTTAGAAACGTCAGAATTTGACAAGAGGCATCTGTTTAGTGCGCTATTTGTTACTCACTCAAGTGCATGAATACAAGCCAAGGTGGCGCCCGGAAAGAACAGGTCGTCGCTGCCGACTCGCCAACGTCTGCCAAATGCGATAAATGCCGGCATTCTTTAGCCGATTTTGAGGCTCGATCAAAGAATCGTCCTCGTACTTGAGAAAAAACGGCATGCACACACGATGACATAACCTATACCGGCATTAATCACGCGACAAATGCGCCGACCGACTATGTACTGTGCGTTCGGCAACTGAACGAACACATGACCGGCTCGACTCGTCAGACCTCGTGACTCGTCGGCGGTTGCGGATGCACTGAATCAAAGAAACGGGGAACGAAACTATATACTCTCTCTAGGTTCATGGCCACCCGAAAAAGAGGGAATTTTGGAAGCAACTTTTATCGCGCTCTTCTTATGCTACaaaacaatatttaaattgTGATTTTTTGTTTATGTTACCGGTAATATATGATAAGCAGACATTCTATTGAATGCCTGGCGTTTTTGAGCAAAGTTTGAAATATCcggattattttaatattatacaaaCTTTTCCTAGACATTGTAAGAactttgtaaaataattatgtcATAAATcagtaaaataagaaaaaatctgaaaaggtctttaattaaaaattttaatttaggagaaaattaatattgtttatatCAGGATTTAGATCTATATTGCCTATATTGCCATTCTTTACAATGTCTGCTTTTTATATATTGTCGGTAACATATACAATAGACAAATTCAAAAGCCACTGCACAtttgcaattgatttaatgtGCACAACTtattatgtatattgatcGATCAGTCGATACCAGTAGTATCGATTTCCGATacttaaaaaatgaaagagtttTGCTTTTGATAAAAATGTTAGGCTTGttagattattattattattatttaggGTTTTTTGTCACATCAACTACAAGGTTATTAGCGACATCAAGGAGTAGGTAAAACTTACATTATCTGTTCTATCAGTTTGgtatcttttataaatttaagtaaATCCTGAATTTTACTGTTTTTTAAGTTGTCCTTGAGTGAAATTGGAGACATAATAAAATGTGAATAAAGAAACCAAATGTCATTTTCAGATATTGCTGAAGTATGCTGAGattctaaatataaaataactaAGAATAGTTCTATTGCAGTTCTCCTTGCATCTTTTTTCGTTTAGCAATTACCTCAAAGGATATTTATTTTGAGATGTGCTATATTTTAATCTGCTTAATCAGCATGgaggaaaattatatttctttctaaGAAATTCAATATATGACGAAGAcatctttataaaaaataaaaatttaattcaatcgcgaatattctgttttttttttcacgattgcaACTTTtggtaaaaaaataattaaattatttggaACCACAAAATCGAAACAGATTTAATCGCATCATCCAATTCGTTCCGTGTCTATCGTCGAATCGATTTCCAGGTGACAATGAAATTTGGActtttcgaaataaaattcaacaaCAAGTTCGTGAAACGATACAcagtgaaagaagaaaattggtTGTATATTCGTTCGAAGGATCGTGAAACTGTCAACAATGGCCATACGttgttttaattgaaattttatcgaCTGTTTGGTCCGTTTTGAAAGAAAACACAGAAAACCATGTTCCACTATTGGAGTATCAAAAGACACGGGTTTACAGGGATAACGAAAATGAAATGGACGATCGCCAATTTCTCTGTTTTCCCTGCCTCGCTGCTTCCCTCTCTTTCCCGGGTCATTTGCCACGTTCGTTAACGATTTTCCGAGGCTAAGACTTGCGAACACGAACCGTCTTGCCGCGACACGAAAACTACCCTTTGATCATCGCTAATAATAAGCCTGTGGTATCGATAGCTAATAATCCTCTCTAATCACGCGATAAATTCCACCACTGATCGCAATGCATTTACAACGATCATATAAATTCATCCTCGATCCAGAtatgaagaaaagaaacgatgGCTGCAGTTCCATGTTTCACCGTCCGTAGAACCAAAATTAGGATGTCCCCTGATAGATCTCGACGGTCTCTAGAAGTCATTTTAATCCAGGATATACCTAAGTACATATCTGAACGTGAAATTAGGGGTtcccatttaaaaaaaacgtATTGACCTCCGAATAACCTTGAAAATGGATCCGAAGGTCAAATACAAATCCATTGATCCCTGCAACTTTTATCTCAAACATTTTTGCCGAATATGCTTATCTGAGAAGTTAACACCCCTGGACAGGTAGTTttggacaccctgtatatattaTCATATTTTGGGGGCGGTGAAACACGATTATTCTGATTAGATctttaatagaaaatagacGTCAGTCCAAGatgataatataataaaaagaaaattcgttTAAAATCCTTGAAAATGTAAGTTCAAAATGCATAATTAGTACAGTAACGAGTGGTTCTTTAGAATTTACCATAGTCTTATAATTTCCACGTTTTATGCTCGAGACAGCTTAAATCGAAGTAAAACCTCGAAGTTGGACAGCAACGCCGAAGAAACTCGAggatataattaaaatttctctctctctctctctctgtttgTTCCTTTCTAATTTTGTCGCTGCACAACTAATCGCGCTTAATTACacgttatacatataataaatcGTTCAATTTTCTGCTCTTATTCGAAGGACATGTTAGCAAGAACGTGTACCGTGACTGGTCTTACTCTCAGATCGATCATTAAATTTCAAGCGGAAATTAGAGAACGGATATTACGTGTTCAGAGAATATCTGTACATCAATTGATGAAAATATGCGACGCTAGTGCAGACGGATCGACGCCTAAAATGTAGGTCACACGGAATCATCCCGCGGACGTACCTTATATTTAAGGAGCCTCTATAAATAAAAAGGATACCGCGTGTGATGTCCTATTGGTAATGCTTGAAACTGCTGAAAATAActgatggatggatggatggatggcaCAAAGCGATTGATCGAATCTGTTCACTCACCATATCAGATGCAGGATGAAGAGGAAAGCACCGGGCACGACAAGGTCGTCGCTGCCGACGCTCCACCGTCGTCGGAATACCACGATACCAGGCATCTCTTCTCATTCGTGTCGATTCTTCCATTCAATCGGCTAAAGTGTTCAGTCACGAGGTCGGCGAGAACTCGAGGCACCGGTTTTCCGTCCTCGAATCACCGGCTGACACGAACTTGCCCCTTGATCCGAAACCTCTTCGAGACGCGACACGATCGTCGGTTATATGATCGAGGTCGTCCTCGCGTTCCGCGGCCCGCATTTCCGTAACTCTTATCCACCCAACCGCGAGTCTTCTCCATCCTCTTCGCGAGCAAACTTTCCCTGGGAACCGCTGCCCGCGGTGCGTGTCCTTCCGCTATCTAAACACGGTATCGTATCCTTGCCGAGGCTCCGTGCATCGTGTTCGAAATGTATAATCGCGTCCACGAGTGTCTTTTGCGGTTACCTCATTCAATTTTTCGTCTGTCAGCGTTCACTGACTCACGAGTTATCTAACGACACTCGACATAAACGCGATTGTCCAGTTGCTCTGTCCATGGGCATCGCCTGATAACGCAACGATCTGAACGCGAGAGGAAGACGAATACCGCAATTAATATGATAAATCGTGTATGCAGTGTTGCTTttatacgtatgtatgtatgtttctCTGCGGTCATTTCTGATAACTGTGCGGCACGATGGATTTCACAGGAAAATTGTCCACGATCCTTTTCGGAACAACGACTTGTTTATTTCCTTTCTATGAAACAGctaaataaattatacaaatttttcaatctcGTACCTATCTTCAAGGAAACGTTGATACTTTTTGACTAACAATTCACGATCAGATTTTcctatatttcttcttcttttgttttatTGCCGGAGATGAAATTAACGAATAGTTCATCCGTCATAAAGGACATTGTCTCCCGGATCCATTATAAATTACGGTCTCACAGTATTATTTGGCCACCCTCCGGAGAAGAATGAGCATTGTAGAACAATGAAAAGCAGAAACAAAATAAGACGAAGAAAccgtaataataaaaattgccCGGAAATGAACTCGAAActgaatttcagaattttattgaaaaaataaaacggaaaaattattcgtttcGACTACTTGATATGTACGATTCGATTGAAACTCCCTAAAACTCTTCAAGGATCGTTGAAACTTTTAAGTAGTGAAACGCTTTCAAAATCATTTCTGAAAATATTCTTATCTGCAAGTTAAAAGTTTGCGGATCTCATCCACGAGGTGCGAAATATTGTTACCACAATGCCAGAAACTCGTTTAGGTAGCGTGAATGAAATCTAGCAAAGGAATTCTAAGATCTCAAAGAAAGACCTGACTGTTCGTCGCGAGTAAGCTTGAAAGGAAAAGGATGTAACTTTTCGATTAAGCGAATCGTAACTGctttaaaagtaaaatttgaAAGCAAAAGCCAAGCTTGAAGTGGGTAAATATTCCATATTTATTTAACGTAATGTTTTAAAACCAGTCTTAACAGCTAATTCCTCTCCACGTCTGAACTCCCAATCGATATTGATTAAATTATCAACGTCTCCCCAAATAGTGATACTTACTACTTACTCGAAGTACCGAGTCCTTAATGCTCACCACTTAACGCGTTTCATTCGATGGAAGGAATAACAAATTACCATTTGAATCAGTGCAAACGGTATCACTATTTTCGATGAAGTTCGCCTCACCGTTTGTGTCGGTCGCTGCGTACATCGAAccacttttctgtcatgaaactCGCTAACGAAACTAAAACAGTTAACACGTGTCAGGGTGTTTTACATCGGACACCTAGCAAGTAGTTTTATCGCATCGAACGACGACTCTTTCTGAGTACGTTCGGTCTTTCTATTACAAGTTTCCTTGAATTTCATCTCCTATGTTTCATCGGGTGTTACAGAATCTGGATGGGAATCGTACGGATGACTTTTCAGATACCTTTTGCAGAATTTAGACACTAAATAGCGAACTTTTCCAGTAATGCCGATCGGCCGGCGTTACCGTTCGCGATACCGCAACGCGTGTCTGTTCACTCCTATCATCATTCTTCCCTTTAAAAGAAATACCCACTGTTACGTAATCCTGTCAGAAGGTATATTTTATTCTCGGTGAAGGTGCACCACGTGCCGAAAAAAGCATCGCGTCGCGAGTAGGAATACATCGTAAATGAAAAACGCAAACGTTACGCGACCGTCGAGGTGAGCCACCTCGAGCGCGACTGAGCACCGAATTTAAGCCACCGTGCACCTTCCATGCTCCGTAGAGCGCTCAATTTATATTGATAGACGCGCGTGCGTCGCGACGCCTCCTGTGCGGTAGACGCTGCGTCGCTTCGTCGACGCTCCACCTCGTTCACGCGATAATCACGCGCATACCACCGACCAATCAGTCTTACACCTTTCAACTAAGCTATGATAGAAGACCtttattctttaattccttgATTAAAATGTCATCTTTATAccgttttcttttaatttaaaattgttttatatacataaatcAAGTAGTAATACTTGAAATCAAGTgataataataagtaaaagtAAATATCGTGAAaggtttgtaattataattctaataattttaagaaaaaataaatactttttgtttatttaataattttaggACGAGTAAGTTTTAGAAAATTTGTTGCCTAAACAAAATATCTAATATTTATTGAAGatttattctaaaaatatatttcatttatgtcAGTAACATCTGTTTAATGCTCGCCATTACTCTTTAAAGTATACTAATGGAAGTAACGTACAGTTTAGGTAACATATTATCAATCTTCTGTTacgtaattattttaaataattacataaataattaaaaatgcaGTTATGTACCTTTTAATATTGTAAAGAtcttaatataaatttaatataataataaattgatatttttcttACTTTCGCACAGCCAGATTTACTGCAAATGGAATATTTGAACACCTTCCTTTAGTTTCGCGCCCGATCATAGTTTTTTATGTACCAATCGACAGTTTCTTGAATGGCTTGATTAAATGGTGTGAACTGAAAATCTGGTAAATATTTTCGCAACTTTGCGTTGCTTGCTGTCTTTTTATATTGTCCATCAGCTGCGGATGTATCGTATGTTAATTTTCCCTTGAAATTAAAGGCCTTTGAAATTGCTTCAGCTACTTGGGTTATTGTGACCTCTTGAGACTCGTCGACTATTTGTTGCAAAaagagaattatttaaaaacatttaaaaataacatgTTATATGagcattaattaattctttaatatACCTGACAATATAATTGGCTCTACAGAATTATACTCTCTCAACACCCATATTATTAACTTAGCTAAATCTAAACTGTAAATAAATTGCCTTAAAGGTTTTCCTGAACCTAATATAGTAAATGTTTTATCTTCTGTATTTcctgaaaaaggaaaaaaatgtaTCAGCTTCTGAACTAtactataaaataatgaataacttataaaaatgttaataataatatattataccatcttttattaaatcataAAGTCTTCTCATTAAGCCTGGTATAACATGACTTGCTTGAAGATGAAAATTATCATTTGGACCAAATACATTGCATGGAATGATACTTGTATAGAATCTACCATATTGTTCATAATAACCCCTATTTGCTATGTCTATTAGACGCTTGGCATAACTATAGCCATAGTTTGATGGATGAGGTGGTCCATTATGAATCTAAAAAAGAAGGATAATGtgagaaaatataaaagacaATGTTAAAATGTTATTATGTTACCATAGATTCATCGATAGGATATGTTGTTTTATCAGGAAATATACAGGTTGACAAACATGAAATAACTTTAACAACACCATTTTCATGAGCAGTTTGTAACACATTGTCATTCATCTGAAGATTGTTGCgctaaaaatttataacataCACGTTAGTTCTTTCCATAATAATGTATTAATTACCTgggattaattttatttaccaAGAAATCCAAATTATGTGACATGTTATGGAACAAACCTCCAACCATAGCTGCTAAATGAATCACATGTGTAGGCTTATGTTtctcaaataatttttttgtaCTTTCTTTATCGCTGAAAATATAACATCATGTTTTGATCTGGTTATATAAATAATCTGTTAActattaataacaaaataacaaattacCATAAGTTTGCATCTTTAGAACCTACAAATATCCacctttcattttcatttttatctatttcaataatattttgaatagCTTTGCCAACTAATCCTGTCCCACCAGTTACAAGTATGATCTTCTTATTTTCAGACATGTTTCATAAAATCTAAACAAAAATAGAAATCTGTTAGATGTAAAAATCTTGttgtgtatatatttatatatataattaaccTATCCCTGTATGAAGAAACAACTGTTTCTAAGCTACAGATTTTATAGCGTTATTTTATGAGTCTTCAAACAGAGGTATAACAAGTAACAAATACTCAGAAACttacataaatattaaaatattttattgtattataaaattcaactTTTCACTTTGCTATGTTGTGTCGATAacatttgataaattaaaattcaagcaGTGTCATCTAGTGGTTGGTTTGGTGTCATACAAAATAAGCACAATGACTACTCTGTAGTCAGTGATAGATACTACAAACTTCGGGGCAATTTAGCAGAGGGAGTAGTTCCTAAATCGAAATCGACTCGGTGGTTTTTAGCGCCTTGTTTTGACAATAACAACATTTGTATAAAATGTCTTGTTGTTCAggagatgatgatgatgaacaACGACCTGATCCAACACGTGTACGAAGATGCACAGATATTTTCTGGCTTTGCTGCTTCATAGCGTTCTGGTTTCTTATGGTGTGTATAGTTTTATGCATTAATTTCATATCTTAACAAACAAGTatcataaattatatatttaagatataatatttttatattaaatccAATATAATTAACAGATGTATTATTTTGCAGATTTTAATAGCAGCTTTTGCTTTGGTTTATGGTAATCCTGTAAGACTCATAAATGGATATGATAGCTTTGGAAATACATGTGGAATGAAAAGTAATCCAAAATTTGGTAGTATGGAGCTTTCTGGACAAGATACTAGCGATAAACCGTTAGTATAATTAAGACTATTATTTAAtccatatatattttataaaaatatatcaaaaactTTTATCATCTCTATGATTTTAGATACTTGTTCTTTTTGGACATAAACAATGTTACCCAGTCTTTAAAAATTTGTGTAAAAAAGTGTCCAGACAGGACTATAACAACAATGAACgaaatatgtaaattttatgAAGAAACAGGATCACAGCTTTGTCATGATAAACCTGGAAATGACTTCAGTGCATGTAGTaatggaaatagaaaaaacAAAACAGGCTCCTGTCCTGAGTTGCCAGTATATAAGAGTATACCAGTTCTTAATCGTTGCATTCCTAAAGCTATTAAAGATGTAGGAGAAACTATCATTTCAAACTTGTATGGTCTAATTAATTCATGGGATGTTATTGAACAAATTTTAGGAGACTTATATAAAACATGGAGAGAAATTTTATCTCTGTCATTTCTAGCATTTGGTATGGTATAttcttttattgtttttttaacATTGCCCAAATATGATTTCATAATATGAagcgaaataaaaaatttctacaTATTTTGTTTCAGTTTTGTCTCTTTTTATGATTGCTATATTTCACTTGTTGGCAAGTATAGTAACATGGATTGTAATGATTCTTGTTAGTGTATCAACTATTGGTAAGTtctttaagaaaaaaaaaaattataattattatgttATGTATATCTGTAGAATGtagtatataatattatataatgaTTTTTATTGGGAATTATGTTATTCAGGTAAAATTAGAAGGAGAGATTATAGTATCTTTGCAAGACAGAAAACCCCCTTTGAAAAATACTTTGATAAAAGCACTTTAAACATCTACATTACCcgtattattaataataaattactgaaatatgaaataaaagtattttcctACATGTAATAGAACTGATGGTATTGTCTGAAATACTGATTTAGATTAATGACTTAAAAAGTTGCAACTTcattataaacattttataatgTATAAAAGAATTTGACCTGTAATTAAGTGAAACATAATTTACATCGAATTTTACAGCTGGTAGTACACTATTATGGTGGAcatatattgaaattaaaagaacTTTAGATAAAACTGATCCAAATCAGCTTCTAGAGGAATCTGTTAGAAATGAAAGAGCATTCTTAGCCTTTTCTATTATTGCAACAGTAATAACTGTAAGTAATGAATAGCTTATTATGAATTTTACTATTCATTCAAATTTGTGTTTAACACATAATTACAATATTGTGCAGGTCATTTTATTGTT
This window contains:
- the LOC114871430 gene encoding probable GDP-L-fucose synthase yields the protein MSENKKIILVTGGTGLVGKAIQNIIEIDKNENERWIFVGSKDANLCDKESTKKLFEKHKPTHVIHLAAMVGGLFHNMSHNLDFLRNNLQMNDNVLQTAHENGVVKVISCLSTCIFPDKTTYPIDESMIHNGPPHPSNYGYSYAKRLIDIANRGYYEQYGRFYTSIIPCNVFGPNDNFHLQASHVIPGLMRRLYDLIKDGNTEDKTFTILGSGKPLRQFIYSLDLAKLIIWVLREYNSVEPIILSVDESQEVTITQVAEAISKAFNFKGKLTYDTSAADGQYKKTASNAKLRKYLPDFQFTPFNQAIQETVDWYIKNYDRARN